A single Lolium perenne isolate Kyuss_39 chromosome 6, Kyuss_2.0, whole genome shotgun sequence DNA region contains:
- the LOC127310744 gene encoding uncharacterized protein, producing the protein MKAITKVLTSRMQAYIHSLVDADQTGFLSGRRISENIVYAADLLRCCHNAKAPSVVFKVDFKKAFDSVNWDSLILILRARGFDDRWCGWMSQIFHTSHTAVLLNGIPGDWIRCRNRLRQGDPLSPSLFIIVADVLQRLIREAWMDGSLSHPLSPELPCPVLQCADDTLILCKADLAAVGRLKAVLDTFANATGLTINFHKSCFILMNVSADDAQLMASTLGCPISSFPQPYLGLPLSPSKLLASAFSPLLLSFDRRLAGWKAALLSSGGRLERLPWKDWFLHHSSLDRAGSSSLTSFLDMIVAECLPLYRRITRSSVVSGRQTAFWLDKWLPGECLADRYPALFTHCTAPHATVATVVRDGLPLQDRLTRAASIDLGAVTLLIASVSLHDGEDRHSIDSPTAPPFSSRVAYRMLSPAQPRDGSSCTAWASKLPTKVKIFAYLADIDRLSTRANLFKKSCAPSSTCAACPVVETGRHLFFDCMLSSSIWAALGVTIPAGSFSIWKLPRPPAAAANVWQAGSVVLLWHIWKARNDLVFNNNTSTPQVVLRRAADDLLVWRWRFAIGDREAVDSLRSLFLSVM; encoded by the exons ATGAAGGCCATCACCAAAGTGCTCACCTctaggatgcaagcgtacattcaCTCCCTTGTTGATGCAGACCAAACGGGGTTTTTATCAGGGAGGCGCATCTCGGAAAACATTGTCTACGCCGCAGACCTTCTCAGGTGCTGCCATAATGCTAAGGCTCCCTCGGTTGTGTTTAAGGTCGACTTCAAGAAAGCTTTCGACTCAGTGAATTGGGACAGCCTGATTCTCATCCTTCGGGCCCGTGGGTTCGATGATCGTTGGTGCGGGTGGATGTCGCAAATCTTCCACACTAGCCACACGGCTGTCCTCCTTAATGGGATTCCCGGGGATTGGATCCGTTGCCGCAACAGGCTCCGCCAGGGTGACCCGCTCTCCCCGTCTCTCTTTATTATCGTCGCGGACGTGCTTCAGCGACTTATCCGGGAAGCTTGGATGGATGGGTCTCTGTCTCACCCCCTATCCCCCGAACTTCCTTGCCCCGTCCTGCAGTGTGCGGATGACACTCTCATCCTCTGTAAAGCTGACCTTGCCGCCGTTGGCCGCCTCAAAGCCGTCCTTGACACCTTCgcgaatgccactggcctcacgaTAAATTTCCACAAGTCTTGCTTCATCCTTATGAATGTGTCGGCGGATGATGCTCAGCTTATGGCCTCCACTCTCGGTTGTCCTATCTCCTCCTTCCCCCAACCATATCTGGGGCTTCCCCTTTCACCCTCTAAGCTCCTGGCTTCTGCTTTCtcccccctcctcctctccttcgATCGTAGGCTTGCCGGCTGGAAAGCTGCGCTTCTTTCTTCTGGTGGGCGCTTG GAGAGGCTCCCGTGGAAGGATTGGTTTCTCCACCACTCCAGCCTGGACCGCGCCGGCTCGTCTTCTTTGACCTCCTTCCTCGACATGATTGTTGCTGAGTGCCTCCCCCTGTACCGGAGGATTACCAGGAGCTCCGTTGTCAGCGGGAGGCAGACCGCCTTCTGGTTGGACAAGTGGCTCCCTGGGGAGTGCTTGGCCGACCGCTACCCCGCCCTCTTCACGCACTGCACTGCCCCGCATGCGACGGTTGCGACTGTCGTCCGCGACGGCCTGCCCCTTCAGGATCGACTGACCCGCGCTGCCTCCATCGACCTAGGCGCGGTCACCCTGCTCATCGCCTCCGTCTCCCTCCATGATGGCGAGGATCGACACTCCATCGACTCCCCGACTGCGCCCCCCTTCTCCTCTCGCGTGGCGTACCGTATGCTTTCGCCGGCTCAGCCTCGCGATGGGTCCTCATGCACAGCTTGGGCATCCAAGCTCCCCACCAAGGTGAAGATTTTCGCCTACCTCGCCGACATCGACAGGTTGAGCACCCGCGCCAACCTCTTCAAGAAGAGTTGTGCTCCTTCTTCGACTTGCGCGGCATGCCCGGTGGTGGAGACTGGCCGCCACCTCTTCTTCGACTGCATGCTTTCTTCTTCGATCTGGGCCGCGTTGGGGGTGACCATCCCTGCTGGTAGCTTCTCCATCTGGAAGCTGCCCCGACCCCCGGCGGCTGCGGCGAATGTTTGGCAGGCTGGGAGTGTGGTGCTGCTCTGGCATATTTGGAAAGCACGGAATGATCTGGTCTTCAACAACAACACCTCCACTCCGCAGGTTGTTCTTCGCCGGGCCGCGGATGATCTTCTCGTTTGGAGATGGCGCTTTGCGATTGGAGACCGTGAGGCCGTGGATTCGCTCCGTTCTCTTTTCCTTTCTGTTATGTGA
- the LOC139832300 gene encoding uncharacterized protein gives MAHEAARAYDAVAWRLGRSRRSMNFDDVLTRQQAESLSPPPPAITREARQRQRELEQRLVIAERDERMRLEWARRFPEDMAAEVAFFAEKEEEKAAQKAAKKVDREARGLDTSPTDR, from the coding sequence AtggcgcacgaggcggcgcgcgcgtacgacgcggTCGCCTGGCGCCTCGGCCGCTCTCGACGGTCCATGAACTTCGATGACGTTTTGACGCGGCAGCAGGCGGAATccctctcgccgccgccgccggccatcaCGCGCGAGGCGAGGCAGCGCCAGCGCGAGCTCGAGCAGCGCCTCgtcatcgccgagcgggacgagcgcatGCGCCTCGAGTGGGCACGGCGCTTCCCGGAGGACATGGCCGCGGAGGTCGCCTTCTTCGCCGAGAAGGAAGAGGAGAAGGCGGCGCAGAAGGCGGCGAAGAAGGTGGATCGGGAGGCGAgagggcttgatacgtctccaac